One Lycium barbarum isolate Lr01 chromosome 5, ASM1917538v2, whole genome shotgun sequence genomic window carries:
- the LOC132640067 gene encoding protein VERNALIZATION 3-like: MSRVHPLIVGRVIGDVLDPFTGSVDLRVVYNNREVNNACVLKPSQVVKQPRVHIGGDDLRNFYTLVMVDPDAPSPNNPNLREYLHWLVTDIPATTNTSFGKEVVCYESPTPSMGIHRFVFVLFRQLGRETVYAPDWRQNFNTRDFAELYNLGLPVASVYFNCHRENGTGGRRA, encoded by the exons ATGTCAAGAGTACATCCATTGATAGTTGGTCGTGTGATAGGAGATGTTTTAGATCCATTCACAGGGTCTGTTGATCTTAGAGTTGTTTACAATAATAGAGAAGTGAACAATGCATGTGTGTTGAAACCTTCTCAAGTTGTTAAGCAACCTAGGGTTCATATTGGAGGGGATGATCTTCGCAACTTTTACACTCTG gtTATGGTGGATCCTGATGCTCCAAGTCCAAACAACCCTAACTTGAGGGAGTATCTACACTG GTTGGTCACAGATATCCCAGCAACTACAAATACAAGCTTTG GCAAAGAAGTTGTATGCTACGAGAGTCCAACACCTTCAATGGGAATTCATCGATTTGTTTTCGTGCTATTTCGACAATTGGGACGTGAAACTGTGTATGCCCCAGATTGGCGTCAGAATTTTAACACAAGAGACTTTGCTGAGCTTTACAATCTTGGTTTGCCTGTTGCATCAGTTTACTTCAATTGTCATAGGGAGAATGGTACCGGTGGACGTCGCGCATAA